The following is a genomic window from Candidatus Nezhaarchaeota archaeon.
GGCTTCTGGAGGAGGCTTCGTGTTAATCGGCCCCTTCCCCATAGTCTTCGGCACGACCGCCAAGATGCTCAGAGTGGCCCTCGTCTTCGCCTTGGCGTCCCTCCTCTTAATCCTCCTAGCCCTCTACGTTAGCCTGGCTTTAAGGACCTAGCCCCATAGCGCGAGCGGTTAGCGGTTTACTTTAAAGATATTTAGCTCAAGGCCCGAGGCCTGAGCTGCACCTTAAGTACGGCAAGTTACTACGAAGGAGCCTCTAGAGCTACTTAGAAGTGAACCAGCAACGTGCAAATGCTTTTAAGAAACTTTTATATAGAAGAGCAACCTGCTTGAGCTAAGGTGGGCTCCATGGTAACCCTCGGCAAGGTAGAGTTGAAGGCCAACAAGGACGTTAAAGCCGGGGAGGAGACTACGCTCTCAGAGCTCTTCACCTTCGACGAGCGGAGGAAGGAGTTTACGCTTGAGGGTGACGTGGAGCGCGATAAGACGAAGCTTAAAGTATCTGTTAGCAAGCTGGGGGCTCTTGAGACTACTGCCGATA
Proteins encoded in this region:
- a CDS encoding DUF131 domain-containing protein — translated: MGSQSALQVAGVGFNAIGLASLAMLLIFLGLVLITLSFISSAKGRASGGGFVLIGPFPIVFGTTAKMLRVALVFALASLLLILLALYVSLALRT